A window of Pedococcus badiiscoriae genomic DNA:
CCATGGCCAGACCGTGATGACCTACGACCCCAACTCCAGTGGCGCCCTGTCCTACCTCGGGGCCGCTGCCGAGCTTGCCGACCGCGGCGCCGCCACCGCCGACCACTCGACCGCGTCCACCCAGAACTGAGAGAAGACACCATGAGCGAGAAGCGCCGCGCACTCGGCCGGGGCCTGGGTGCCCTCATCCCCAACGCCCCGACCTCCCCCAACGGCCGTCCCGTGGACGTCTTCTTCCCGGACCAGCGCCCCGGCGCCACTGCCACCATCGACGCTCCCGTCGACGCCCCGGAACGCCAGGCTGACGGCTCCGCCGGCACGGAGGGCTCGAACGGTACGGCGCAATCCAACGTCACAGCGGACTCGAACGGCACGGCGGACTCGAACGGCCGGGCGAGCTCGGATGACTCGGCGCCCTCTGCCGCGACGGACAACCCGCACGGCCTGGCGCCGGTGCCCGGGGTGTCCTACGGCGAGATCCCGGTGGAGCAGATCCGCCCGAACCCGCGTCAGCCCCGGTCGGTGTTCGACGAGGACGACATGGCCGAGCTGGTCCACTCCATCACCGAGATCGGCGTGCTCCAACCCATCGTCATCAGGCCCATTCCCGCAGGTCAGGGGCCTGACCAGCTCGGCCACGCCCCCGATGGCGTCCTCTACGAGCTCATCATGGGAGAGCGTCGCTGGCGCGCCTCGCAGGAAGCCGGCCGCGCCACCGTGCCCGCGATCGTCAAGGAGACCGAGGACGACGACCTCCTGCGGGACGCCCTCCTGGAGAATCTGCACCGCAGCGAGCTGAACGCGCTCGAGGAGGCCGCGGCATACCAGCAGCTGCTCGAGGACTTCGGCTGCACGCACGACGAGCTGGCCGCCCGGATCGGCCGCTCGCGGCCGCAGATCTCCAACACGCTGCGACTCCTCAAGCTGCCCCCACTGGTGGCCCGTCGGGTCGCCGCCGGCGTCCTGTCAGCCGGTCACGCGCGCGCCCTGCTGGGGCTCCCGGACAGCGCCGCCATGGAGCGAGTGGCCCAGCGGATCGTGGCGGAGGGACTGAGCGTCCGCAATGTCGAGGAGATCGTCGCCGTGGGCGGACCGGACGACGTGGCGAAGCCGCGTCGCCCGCGGGCCGGCAACCGGCATCCGCAGCTCGACGACCTCGCGGCTCGGCTGTCCGACCGGTTCGACACGAGGGTCAACATCGCCCTGGGACAGCGCAAGGGCAAGCTGACGGTGGAGTTTGCCTCGGTCGAGGACCTCAACCGGATCGTCGACATGCTCGGCCTCGACCGCAGCAGCTGACGCGGGCCGCTCGCCAGCGCACCCCGCCCTTCCGCGCGCGGAATTTCGTTGGGGGAGTAGCGGATTCGCCGCAGGATCAGCCGTGGGAGGCGAGGTAGTCGCGCAGGTCCCCGAGCCGCAGGACACCGGTGGTCGCCGTGTCGTCGTCGCCGAGGTACAGCCGCTGCAGACTGACCAGCACGGCCTCGGCGAGGGTGTCCCGGAAGGCGGGGTCGGCCAGCCGTGCGGCGTCGGCGGGGTGCGACAGGTAGCCCGCCTCGATGCGCACGGCCGGCATCCGGGTCTGCTGCAGCAGGGCCCAGGAACGGCCGTGCGAGCGGCAGTTCTCCAGGCCCGTGCGGGCCACGACCTCTCGCAGCACGAGGTCGGCGAGGTGCTCGCCGACGGCGGACCACGAGGTCTTGCGGTCGCGGCCGAAGAAGAAGGTCGCCACCCCGCTGGCCCCCGGGGCGCCGTGGGAGTCACAGTGCAGCGACAGGACCAGGTCGGCTCCGGCGTCGTTGGCCAGGGCGGCGCGCTCGTCCTCGGTGGGGCAGGTGTGCTCGGTGCGCGTGTAGAGGACCGTGACGCCGATGGCCGTCAGTCGACCCTCGATCCGGCGAGCGAGGTCCATGACGAGCTCGGACTCGACGAGTCCGTGGGCTGTCGCGCCGGTGTTGCTGCCGCCATGGCCGGGATCGAGCACGACCGTGCGGCCGGTGAGGCTGTGCCCGGACCGGCGCACGAGCTCGCGCTCACGCAGGACGTT
This region includes:
- a CDS encoding ParB/RepB/Spo0J family partition protein; protein product: MSEKRRALGRGLGALIPNAPTSPNGRPVDVFFPDQRPGATATIDAPVDAPERQADGSAGTEGSNGTAQSNVTADSNGTADSNGRASSDDSAPSAATDNPHGLAPVPGVSYGEIPVEQIRPNPRQPRSVFDEDDMAELVHSITEIGVLQPIVIRPIPAGQGPDQLGHAPDGVLYELIMGERRWRASQEAGRATVPAIVKETEDDDLLRDALLENLHRSELNALEEAAAYQQLLEDFGCTHDELAARIGRSRPQISNTLRLLKLPPLVARRVAAGVLSAGHARALLGLPDSAAMERVAQRIVAEGLSVRNVEEIVAVGGPDDVAKPRRPRAGNRHPQLDDLAARLSDRFDTRVNIALGQRKGKLTVEFASVEDLNRIVDMLGLDRSS
- a CDS encoding N-acetylmuramoyl-L-alanine amidase translates to MSDSKNGLLGLGSHGPAVLDVRARLAALPPDQLPERPDLGPPATDAAHGNGSADGAGGAPFDPALFDASLERAVRAFQQHKGLIVDGVVGPETFTAIDGARWALGDRILQHVPGHLLRGEDVVTLQERLNTLGFAAGRVDGRFGPATERAVRSFQRAYGLSGDGSVGPDTLRAFMDLRRSVSGGSANVLRERELVRRSGHSLTGRTVVLDPGHGGSNTGATAHGLVESELVMDLARRIEGRLTAIGVTVLYTRTEHTCPTEDERAALANDAGADLVLSLHCDSHGAPGASGVATFFFGRDRKTSWSAVGEHLADLVLREVVARTGLENCRSHGRSWALLQQTRMPAVRIEAGYLSHPADAARLADPAFRDTLAEAVLVSLQRLYLGDDDTATTGVLRLGDLRDYLASHG